The Agromyces hippuratus genome has a window encoding:
- a CDS encoding TetR family transcriptional regulator: protein MEEKPPTLTERRKAATQLELARAAARLFTDRGPDATTAEEIAAAGGVALRTFYRYFRTKEDAVAPLLSVGAEHWRALLAASDRSVDLLTAVERTIAEALTPPDAEVEGVHWTRGLLRAGADDPALMNVWYRVNRESETKLRGVILELGGPSVDETTARLVAAAATDAIRIALEAWAETDDPELGPGSPAERAVQNFRRLSAGLSA, encoded by the coding sequence GTGGAAGAGAAACCCCCGACGCTGACCGAACGCCGCAAGGCCGCGACCCAGCTCGAGCTCGCCCGCGCCGCCGCCCGCCTCTTCACCGATCGCGGCCCCGACGCGACGACCGCCGAGGAGATCGCTGCCGCCGGTGGCGTGGCACTGCGCACCTTCTACCGGTACTTCCGCACCAAGGAGGATGCGGTCGCCCCCCTCCTCTCGGTCGGCGCCGAGCACTGGCGCGCACTGCTCGCAGCATCCGATCGCTCGGTCGACCTGCTCACCGCGGTCGAGCGGACCATCGCCGAAGCCCTCACGCCCCCCGACGCCGAGGTCGAGGGCGTGCACTGGACCCGTGGCCTCCTGCGCGCCGGCGCCGACGACCCCGCGCTCATGAACGTCTGGTACCGGGTCAACCGCGAGTCCGAGACGAAGCTGCGCGGCGTCATCCTCGAGCTCGGCGGGCCGTCGGTCGACGAGACGACCGCGCGACTCGTCGCTGCCGCGGCCACCGATGCGATCCGCATCGCGCTCGAGGCCTGGGCTGAGACGGATGACCCCGAGCTCGGGCCGGGCTCACCGGCCGAGCGGGCCGTGCAGAACTTCCGGCGTCTCTCGGCGGGCCTCAGCGCCTGA
- a CDS encoding SDR family NAD(P)-dependent oxidoreductase, with translation MNRYEGRRAIVTGGGSGIGQATVLRMLAEGGNVVAADVSEAGLADTVAKAGAAADRLTTVVVNISDEASVREGVAAAVQALGGLDVLVNAAGILRSSHTHETTLEQFQQVINVNLVGTFLMIRESIPALLVGNGSAVVNFSSTSAAFAHPYMSAYAASKGGVQSMTHALAAEYGKQGIRFNSVQPGSISSGMTDGSGESKQSQGPGLPADADFSLFMKLTPAIAQGMASPETVAGVVAMLASEDGAFITGTEVRIDGGTHF, from the coding sequence ATGAACCGTTACGAAGGACGCCGCGCGATCGTCACCGGCGGAGGCTCCGGCATCGGCCAGGCCACCGTGCTGCGCATGCTCGCCGAGGGCGGCAACGTCGTCGCCGCCGATGTGAGCGAGGCCGGCCTCGCCGACACCGTGGCGAAGGCCGGCGCCGCCGCCGACCGCCTCACGACGGTCGTCGTGAACATCTCCGACGAGGCATCCGTGCGCGAGGGCGTCGCGGCCGCCGTGCAGGCGCTCGGCGGGCTCGACGTGCTCGTCAACGCCGCCGGCATCCTCCGCTCCTCGCACACCCACGAGACCACGCTCGAGCAGTTCCAGCAGGTCATCAACGTGAACCTCGTCGGCACGTTCCTCATGATCCGCGAGTCGATCCCCGCCCTCCTCGTGGGCAACGGCTCCGCAGTCGTGAACTTCAGCTCGACGTCGGCCGCCTTCGCGCACCCGTACATGTCGGCCTACGCGGCCAGCAAGGGCGGCGTGCAGTCGATGACCCACGCGCTCGCCGCCGAGTACGGCAAGCAGGGCATCCGCTTCAACTCGGTGCAGCCGGGCTCGATCTCGTCGGGCATGACCGACGGCAGCGGCGAGAGCAAGCAGAGCCAGGGCCCGGGCCTGCCCGCCGACGCCGACTTCAGCCTCTTCATGAAGCTCACCCCGGCGATCGCGCAGGGCATGGCCAGCCCCGAGACCGTCGCCGGCGTCGTCGCGATGCTCGCGAGCGAAGACGGTGCGTTCATCACCGGCACCGAGGTGCGCATCGACGGCGGCACGCACTTCTAG
- a CDS encoding glutamine amidotransferase-related protein, protein MTAARGTALVLRHDSAIGLGNLGPTLEAHGYEIVTVDAPSTDVSALDALAPDLVVVLGGDEGAYEIDLYPYLADEIALLRTRIDAEAPIFGVCLGAQLLASSLGAEVFKGPRKEVGWLTVEPTEAGANSPVRHFAGVPTVQWHGDTFELPEGVERLASSGAYENQAFAKGEWLLAVQFHPEVTDEIHEEWLQEWGDELPEYGLSREQLREERASFGPLAQEASARLLGEYLEGLAARSTGRPVNDDEVARTDVSA, encoded by the coding sequence GTGACGGCTGCCCGTGGCACCGCCCTGGTGCTGCGCCACGACTCCGCGATCGGCCTCGGCAACCTCGGCCCAACGCTCGAGGCGCACGGCTACGAGATCGTCACGGTCGACGCTCCGTCGACGGATGTCTCTGCACTCGACGCCCTCGCGCCCGACCTCGTCGTGGTGCTCGGCGGCGACGAGGGAGCCTACGAGATCGACTTGTATCCGTACCTCGCCGACGAGATCGCACTGCTCCGCACCCGCATCGACGCCGAGGCGCCGATCTTCGGCGTGTGCCTCGGCGCGCAGTTGCTCGCCAGCTCGCTCGGCGCCGAGGTCTTCAAGGGCCCGCGGAAGGAAGTCGGCTGGCTGACCGTCGAGCCGACCGAGGCCGGGGCGAACTCGCCCGTGCGGCACTTCGCCGGGGTGCCGACGGTGCAGTGGCACGGCGACACCTTCGAGCTGCCCGAGGGCGTCGAACGGCTCGCCTCGTCGGGCGCCTACGAGAACCAGGCGTTCGCGAAGGGCGAGTGGCTGCTCGCGGTACAGTTCCACCCCGAGGTCACCGACGAGATCCACGAGGAGTGGCTGCAGGAGTGGGGCGACGAGCTGCCCGAGTACGGCCTCAGCCGCGAGCAGCTGCGCGAGGAGCGCGCGTCGTTCGGGCCGCTCGCGCAGGAGGCATCCGCTCGGCTGCTCGGCGAGTACCTCGAAGGGCTCGCAGCGCGGTCCACCGGCCGCCCTGTGAACGACGACGAGGTGGCGCGAACCGACGTCTCCGCCTGA
- a CDS encoding cation diffusion facilitator family transporter, with product MSASGGTKAIIAAFLANTGIALTKFIAWFFSGSASMLAEGVHSVADAGNQLLLILGGRKAKKAADKEHPFGYGRERYVYAFVVSIILFSVGGIFSIYEGVDKLTHPHELENAWLPLLVLSIAIVLESFSLRTAVKESNHIRGRQSWVQFVRRAKAPELPVVLLEDVAALIGLVFAFIAVGLTVLTGNPVFDAIGTLMIGTLLVLVAIVLGIETKSLLVGEGANDDDLARIEQAILAGPEAERIIHMKTLYLGPDELLIAAKLGFAADQRLLEVAVATNVIEQRIRDAVPSARAIYIEPDVYVEPNQPAPPTDAIVIKGLE from the coding sequence ATGAGCGCATCGGGCGGCACCAAGGCAATCATCGCGGCGTTCCTCGCCAATACGGGCATCGCCCTGACGAAGTTCATCGCGTGGTTCTTCTCGGGTTCCGCCTCGATGCTCGCCGAGGGTGTGCACTCGGTCGCCGACGCCGGCAACCAGCTGCTGCTGATCCTCGGCGGCCGCAAGGCGAAGAAGGCCGCCGACAAGGAGCACCCCTTCGGCTACGGCCGCGAGCGGTACGTGTACGCCTTCGTCGTCTCGATCATCCTGTTCTCGGTCGGCGGCATCTTCTCGATCTACGAGGGCGTCGACAAGCTGACGCACCCCCACGAGCTCGAGAACGCCTGGCTGCCGCTCCTCGTGCTCTCGATCGCGATCGTGCTCGAGTCGTTCTCGCTGCGCACCGCGGTCAAGGAGTCGAACCACATCCGCGGTCGCCAGAGCTGGGTGCAGTTCGTGCGCCGGGCGAAGGCGCCCGAGCTGCCCGTCGTGCTGCTCGAAGACGTCGCGGCACTCATCGGCCTCGTCTTCGCGTTCATCGCCGTCGGTCTCACGGTGCTCACCGGCAACCCGGTCTTCGACGCCATCGGCACCCTCATGATCGGTACCCTCCTCGTGCTCGTGGCGATCGTGCTCGGCATCGAGACGAAGTCGCTCCTCGTCGGCGAGGGCGCCAACGACGACGACCTGGCCCGCATCGAGCAGGCGATCCTCGCCGGCCCCGAGGCCGAGCGCATCATCCACATGAAGACCCTCTACCTCGGCCCCGACGAGCTGCTCATCGCCGCGAAGCTCGGGTTCGCAGCCGACCAGCGCCTGCTCGAGGTGGCGGTGGCGACCAACGTGATCGAGCAGCGCATCCGCGACGCGGTGCCGTCGGCGCGCGCCATCTACATCGAACCCGACGTCTACGTCGAGCCGAACCAGCCTGCACCGCCCACCGACGCCATCGTCATCAAGGGCCTCGAGTGA
- the proC gene encoding pyrroline-5-carboxylate reductase has translation MSAEAPVRLPAIAFLGAGSMARAILTGLLQPGIEVDGGIRATNRSAEKAAELAALPGVVAYATETDAAANRTAVAGAKLVVVAVKPAMVPALLEEIADALEPGAIVVSVAAGVTVATFESLLPESVAVIRSMPNTPAVVGRAVTGISAGTRSSDDDLALAVALFETVGEVLLVPEGQIDALSTISGSGPAYVFYLIEQLTAAAIDKGFTPEQAAVMVEGTFRGASELLAASDDGPAELRRRVTSPKGTTERAVAVLEEAGLKQTFDRATDAALARARELAAG, from the coding sequence ATGAGTGCCGAGGCCCCCGTCAGACTGCCCGCGATCGCGTTCCTGGGGGCCGGTTCGATGGCCCGCGCCATCCTCACCGGCCTGTTGCAGCCGGGCATCGAGGTCGACGGCGGCATCCGCGCCACGAACCGCAGCGCCGAGAAGGCGGCCGAGCTCGCGGCGCTTCCGGGGGTCGTCGCGTACGCCACCGAGACGGATGCCGCGGCCAACCGCACGGCCGTCGCCGGCGCGAAGCTCGTGGTCGTCGCCGTGAAGCCCGCGATGGTGCCCGCGCTCCTCGAGGAGATCGCCGACGCGCTCGAGCCCGGTGCGATCGTCGTGAGCGTCGCGGCCGGCGTCACGGTCGCGACCTTCGAGTCGCTGCTGCCCGAGTCGGTCGCGGTGATCCGTTCGATGCCGAACACGCCGGCCGTGGTCGGCCGCGCCGTCACCGGCATCTCGGCCGGTACCCGATCGAGCGACGACGACCTCGCGCTCGCCGTGGCGCTCTTCGAGACCGTCGGCGAGGTGCTCCTCGTGCCCGAGGGGCAGATCGACGCGCTCTCGACGATCTCGGGCTCTGGCCCGGCCTACGTCTTCTACCTGATCGAGCAGCTGACGGCCGCGGCGATCGACAAGGGCTTCACCCCCGAGCAGGCGGCCGTCATGGTCGAGGGCACGTTCCGCGGGGCGAGCGAACTGCTCGCCGCGTCCGACGACGGGCCCGCCGAGCTGCGCCGCCGCGTCACGAGCCCCAAGGGCACCACCGAGCGTGCCGTCGCCGTGCTCGAGGAGGCCGGGTTGAAGCAGACCTTCGACCGCGCCACCGACGCCGCGCTGGCCCGCGCGCGAGAGCTGGCCGCGGGTTGA
- the rlmC gene encoding 23S rRNA (uracil(747)-C(5))-methyltransferase RlmC, with protein MDCSYFDAGRCRSCSLMGQPYERQLADKQRHAEDLLRAHDGLDWLAPIGSREDGYRNKAKMVIGGTTAAPTIGILDADGHGINLEACGICSPGHRAAFPVIAAFITRAGLTPYDVPSRTGELKHLILTESPDGELMIRFVVRSTEPVGRIRKHLPWLLEQLPNARVVTANVLPEHKAVLEGEHEIVFTENETLPMRLGDVTMHLRPQSFFQTNTEIAEALYIEARDWVRGLAPDSAWDLYSGVGGFALHIADAAASVTGIETSVEAVASAELSRTDAALSRVRFESGDATAFALGAETAPDLVIVNPPRRGIGRELSGWLEASDVRHVLYSSCNASSLARDLEAMPSLRPVRGRVFDMFPQTTHFEVMVLLERV; from the coding sequence GTGGACTGCTCCTACTTCGACGCCGGGCGCTGCCGGTCGTGCTCGCTCATGGGGCAGCCCTACGAGCGGCAGCTCGCCGACAAGCAGCGGCACGCCGAAGACCTCCTGCGGGCCCACGACGGCCTCGACTGGCTGGCGCCGATCGGCAGCCGCGAAGACGGCTACCGCAACAAGGCGAAGATGGTGATCGGCGGCACGACGGCGGCCCCCACCATCGGCATCCTCGATGCCGACGGCCACGGCATCAACCTCGAGGCCTGCGGCATCTGCTCCCCCGGCCACCGGGCGGCCTTCCCGGTGATCGCCGCGTTCATCACGCGCGCCGGGCTCACGCCCTACGACGTGCCGAGCCGCACCGGCGAGCTCAAGCACCTGATCCTCACCGAATCGCCCGACGGCGAGCTCATGATCCGCTTCGTCGTGCGCTCGACCGAGCCGGTGGGCCGCATCCGCAAGCACCTGCCGTGGCTCCTCGAACAGCTGCCGAACGCCCGCGTGGTCACCGCGAACGTGCTGCCCGAGCACAAGGCCGTGCTCGAGGGCGAGCACGAGATCGTCTTCACCGAGAACGAGACGCTGCCGATGCGACTCGGCGACGTGACCATGCACCTGCGGCCGCAGAGCTTCTTCCAGACGAACACCGAGATCGCCGAGGCGCTCTACATCGAGGCGCGCGACTGGGTGCGCGGGCTCGCGCCCGACTCGGCGTGGGACCTCTACTCGGGCGTCGGCGGCTTCGCCCTGCACATCGCGGATGCCGCGGCATCCGTCACCGGCATCGAGACGAGCGTCGAGGCCGTGGCCAGCGCAGAACTCAGCCGAACGGATGCCGCGCTCTCACGTGTGCGGTTCGAGTCCGGCGACGCCACGGCCTTCGCCCTCGGCGCCGAGACTGCCCCCGACCTCGTGATCGTGAACCCGCCCCGGCGGGGCATCGGCCGCGAGCTCAGCGGATGGCTCGAGGCATCCGACGTGCGTCACGTGCTCTACTCGAGCTGCAACGCGTCCTCGCTCGCACGCGACCTCGAGGCGATGCCGTCACTGCGGCCGGTGCGCGGCCGGGTGTTCGACATGTTCCCGCAGACGACGCACTTCGAGGTCATGGTGCTGCTCGAACGGGTCTGA
- a CDS encoding DUF402 domain-containing protein — protein MPADDDRPRAPISRVPGDLVRVRAMKWPEQPHWEFDGRWLGSDEHGDWVGFPAGTRFERPGHGFTATWDSVTLFPRAGWAAAFNTGHPRGLGIYVDIATVPVWRADASGSTLSYVDLDLDVVERAGAPAFIEDEDEFAEHAVEFGYPPEVVARARADADAVLAAVQRREAPFDGATAAGWLAQLVRLG, from the coding sequence GTGCCTGCCGACGACGACCGACCCCGTGCCCCGATTTCACGCGTGCCCGGCGATCTCGTGCGCGTGCGCGCGATGAAGTGGCCCGAGCAGCCGCACTGGGAGTTCGACGGGCGCTGGCTCGGCTCCGACGAGCACGGCGACTGGGTCGGGTTCCCCGCGGGCACCCGGTTCGAGCGACCGGGGCATGGTTTCACCGCGACGTGGGACTCGGTCACGCTCTTCCCGCGCGCGGGCTGGGCGGCCGCGTTCAACACGGGGCATCCGCGGGGGCTCGGCATCTACGTCGACATCGCGACGGTTCCCGTGTGGCGAGCGGATGCGTCGGGGTCGACGCTCTCCTACGTGGACCTCGATCTCGACGTCGTCGAGCGCGCCGGGGCGCCGGCGTTCATCGAGGACGAAGACGAGTTCGCCGAGCACGCGGTGGAGTTCGGATATCCGCCCGAGGTCGTGGCGCGCGCGCGTGCCGATGCCGATGCCGTGCTGGCGGCGGTGCAGCGGCGCGAGGCGCCGTTCGACGGGGCGACGGCTGCGGGGTGGCTTGCGCAGTTGGTGCGTCTCGGTTGA
- a CDS encoding pyrophosphohydrolase domain-containing protein — translation MFAKNGREIRVVRGRTVTLSLMELHAVEDAVESVSRTYAAKFDLNRTDEWFMLKLQEEVGELTQAFVDLKGMGRDRGLSEEEKREAFGNECADVLAHLLLLARSQGVDLPAAIEAKWLRWAEAAAPPS, via the coding sequence ATGTTCGCCAAAAATGGAAGAGAGATTCGAGTAGTTCGAGGCAGAACGGTTACCCTCTCCCTCATGGAACTTCATGCCGTCGAAGATGCCGTCGAGTCGGTATCGCGCACCTATGCCGCGAAGTTCGACCTGAACCGCACGGACGAATGGTTCATGCTCAAGCTGCAGGAGGAGGTCGGCGAACTCACTCAGGCGTTCGTGGATCTGAAGGGCATGGGGCGCGACCGCGGCTTGAGCGAGGAGGAGAAGCGCGAGGCATTCGGGAACGAATGCGCCGACGTGCTCGCTCACCTCCTCCTCCTGGCTCGCAGCCAGGGCGTCGACCTTCCCGCCGCGATCGAGGCGAAGTGGCTTCGTTGGGCGGAGGCGGCCGCCCCACCGTCGTGA
- a CDS encoding HNH endonuclease signature motif containing protein: MPDATAALTELRSACSEVDDIWAQALPGGSIEAERDVRAMSGDGLVRVTESLAELERRVQALQTKCAAELARRSRMGGDDDVARRHGYASPARLIASVTGGRFSDAAKLVAVGEATASRASFTGETLPARHPHLAFGLENGTLCVDAADTIRRFLDGVAVRADRIELGDAERFLVERAPLVGVDGLTRLVKQLQARLDPDGVKPREDELRSQRGLRIWEDRAGMIQLQGAFDPANGAPIKLAVEALVSAELHRARDAKRGFGVSVDGEHARADGEPDVLGEPDEIFDEQRTIAQMNADALADIARLSLGAKQAPAVLRQATVVARIDADSLVTGQGHATIDGIDQPISVATVRELAMSAGISPLLLDHRSEPLELGRAARLFTPAQKLALVERDGGCAWPACNRPPSHTQAHHIRWWKRHRGRTDIGNGIMLCSHHHHRVHDDGWVITVRDAQTWFTPPVHLDPQQRPRPGNRRRVPRYGASGAPVAPVARVARVAAA; the protein is encoded by the coding sequence ATGCCCGATGCGACCGCCGCACTCACCGAGTTGCGGTCGGCGTGCTCCGAAGTCGACGACATCTGGGCGCAGGCATTGCCGGGTGGATCGATCGAAGCGGAGCGCGACGTTCGCGCCATGAGCGGTGATGGTCTGGTGCGGGTGACGGAGTCGCTGGCCGAGCTGGAGCGTCGCGTGCAGGCGTTGCAGACCAAGTGCGCCGCTGAGCTCGCGCGTCGCTCTCGCATGGGCGGCGATGACGATGTCGCGCGCCGCCACGGCTACGCCTCGCCCGCGCGTCTGATCGCGTCGGTCACCGGCGGCAGGTTCAGCGACGCGGCCAAGCTCGTGGCAGTAGGGGAGGCGACCGCGTCGCGTGCCTCGTTCACCGGCGAGACGCTGCCGGCACGGCATCCGCATCTGGCCTTCGGTCTGGAGAACGGCACGCTGTGCGTCGATGCTGCCGACACGATCCGTCGGTTCCTCGACGGCGTCGCCGTGCGTGCCGACCGAATCGAACTCGGTGACGCCGAGCGGTTCCTCGTCGAGCGGGCGCCGCTGGTCGGCGTCGACGGGCTCACCAGGCTGGTCAAGCAGCTGCAGGCGCGACTCGACCCCGACGGGGTGAAGCCGCGCGAAGACGAGCTGCGTTCGCAGCGGGGCCTGCGCATCTGGGAGGATCGCGCCGGCATGATCCAACTGCAGGGTGCGTTCGACCCGGCGAACGGTGCGCCGATCAAGCTCGCGGTCGAGGCGCTCGTCAGCGCGGAGCTGCACCGGGCGCGCGATGCGAAGCGCGGCTTCGGCGTGTCGGTCGATGGTGAGCACGCCCGCGCCGATGGCGAGCCCGATGTGCTCGGCGAGCCCGATGAGATCTTCGACGAGCAGCGCACGATCGCGCAGATGAATGCCGATGCCCTCGCCGACATCGCCCGACTCTCGCTCGGGGCGAAGCAGGCGCCAGCGGTGCTCAGGCAGGCCACGGTGGTCGCGCGCATCGACGCTGACTCGCTCGTCACCGGTCAGGGTCATGCCACGATCGACGGCATCGATCAGCCGATCTCGGTCGCGACCGTGCGTGAGCTGGCGATGTCGGCCGGCATCAGCCCGCTGTTGCTCGATCACCGCTCCGAGCCGCTCGAGCTCGGCCGCGCGGCCCGACTCTTCACGCCCGCGCAGAAGCTGGCTCTGGTCGAGCGTGACGGCGGTTGCGCCTGGCCGGCGTGCAACAGGCCGCCATCGCACACGCAGGCGCATCACATCAGGTGGTGGAAGCGTCATCGCGGCCGCACCGACATCGGCAACGGCATCATGTTGTGCTCGCACCATCATCACCGCGTGCATGACGACGGCTGGGTCATCACGGTGCGCGATGCGCAGACGTGGTTCACCCCTCCGGTGCATCTCGATCCGCAGCAGCGACCACGCCCCGGCAATCGGCGACGAGTGCCGAGGTATGGAGCGAGCGGTGCACCCGTGGCGCCCGTGGCTCGAGTGGCCAGGGTCGCTGCGGCCTGA
- a CDS encoding response regulator, with protein sequence MRILLADDDDQLQRALRITLVARGYEVVAARDGAEAIDLAANAHPDLILLDLGMPRVDGLDVIRAVRAWSKVPILVLSGRTDSAEKVDALDAGADDYVTKPFAMDELLARIRARARSTSGEADAAAYAIGALTVDLAAKTIRSTDASGHATSVRLTPTEWRLLELFLKNPGKLLTRQMLLSEVWGPFHANDAGYLRLYVAQLRRKLEPTPSEPRFFLTEPGMGYRFEPGAVDATGA encoded by the coding sequence ATGAGGATCCTCCTCGCCGACGACGACGACCAGCTGCAGCGCGCGCTGCGCATCACGCTCGTCGCGCGCGGCTACGAGGTCGTCGCCGCTCGCGACGGCGCCGAGGCGATCGACCTGGCCGCGAACGCGCACCCCGACCTGATCCTCCTCGACCTCGGCATGCCTCGCGTCGACGGCCTCGACGTCATCCGGGCCGTGCGCGCGTGGTCGAAGGTGCCGATTCTCGTGCTCTCGGGTCGCACCGACTCCGCCGAGAAGGTCGACGCGCTCGACGCCGGCGCCGACGACTACGTGACGAAGCCCTTTGCGATGGATGAGCTCCTCGCACGCATCCGCGCGCGTGCCCGGTCGACGAGCGGCGAAGCGGATGCCGCGGCCTACGCGATCGGCGCCCTCACCGTCGACCTCGCCGCCAAGACCATCAGGTCGACGGATGCCTCGGGGCACGCGACATCCGTGCGCCTGACGCCGACCGAGTGGCGGCTGCTCGAGCTGTTCCTCAAGAACCCGGGCAAGCTCCTCACCCGGCAGATGCTGCTGAGCGAGGTATGGGGGCCATTCCATGCGAACGACGCCGGGTACCTGCGCCTCTACGTCGCGCAGCTGCGGCGAAAGCTCGAGCCGACGCCGTCGGAGCCGCGGTTCTTCCTCACGGAGCCCGGCATGGGGTATCGCTTCGAGCCGGGGGCGGTCGACGCCACCGGCGCCTGA